A genomic stretch from Chitinophaga agri includes:
- a CDS encoding CHC2 zinc finger domain-containing protein, translated as MEIGEIKQQLTLSQVLVHYGLKPDKHLRLHCPFHEDKTPSLQVYYKTHTCYCFSSNCKTHGKSMDVIDFVMHKEGISKHEAILKCKDLLGANVTASPALPVNRSGILQYMFTYFKNAIHNSKPGQVYLQSRGLDMTRLEIGYNTGQFHHGNRKDEGLISSCITVGLLTPWSGKMREGSQQYRPFGKYCIVFALRDKAGEISGMYFRSTVNDSDQRHYYLKDRHGLYPGYPKADVTRLILTESVIDAATLSQHSEIGRSYGILACYGTNGLTAEHEAAIVGLSQLQEIIFAFDGDEAGSKAVAKYYTLLKERLPYVQMSSIVLPAGEDINSMGVSHTGEVFTELLRGRTALFFSTEGSTEKTMSSAAAPGIAVGKEGGILDSRNPYKLMYEGEGGHYYVQGGLGKQLDSMKVTLVIEHKESGQKSRNKVDLYEDKQVDRLSREVSEKLGLRKDVLAEDLYRLTDLLDSYRETAQEDSVAGEESGPYKMSETERSEAVRFLRQEGLLAALNELLGQTGIVGEEQNRLFLLLVALSYKMAAPLHALIQGSSGSGKTRLLKQVSDCMPPEKVTRLTRVSDKVLYNYPERYFINRLLCLEDIDGLSEEAEFAFRELQSNGELNSATSIKLDNGQITSGQKTVRGPIASLACTTRGELYEDNMSRVFLISVDESSDQTRRIINYQNSKASGEIDISREQESKEFIRNLVRSLDVLEVVNPYASRLQLPSDAHKIRRLHDLFLNFVKMVTLLHQYQRRRDSKGRLVAELSDVASAISIMFDSIVLKVDELDGSLRQFFEQLKAFIAQHGKDYEFSRFEVREATGVGKTQQHHYINKLVELCYVRQYGHANRGYKYRIAHWDNYNGLLTRIKTHLDNQLSMLVTEHQRTPDRTPELSVVAERG; from the coding sequence ATGGAGATAGGGGAAATTAAGCAACAGTTAACGTTATCGCAGGTGCTGGTGCATTATGGTTTAAAACCAGACAAGCACCTGCGATTACATTGCCCGTTCCATGAGGACAAGACGCCCAGCCTGCAGGTGTATTACAAGACGCATACATGTTATTGTTTTAGCAGTAACTGTAAGACGCATGGGAAATCCATGGATGTGATAGACTTTGTGATGCACAAGGAAGGGATCAGTAAGCATGAAGCGATCTTAAAATGCAAGGACCTGCTAGGGGCTAATGTAACAGCGTCACCAGCTTTGCCTGTGAACCGTTCGGGCATCCTACAGTATATGTTTACCTATTTTAAGAATGCGATCCATAACAGCAAACCAGGTCAGGTGTATCTTCAAAGCCGTGGGCTGGATATGACGCGTTTGGAGATCGGCTATAATACGGGTCAGTTCCATCATGGAAACCGTAAGGATGAGGGATTAATCAGCTCCTGTATAACAGTTGGGTTATTAACTCCATGGAGTGGTAAAATGCGTGAAGGGAGCCAGCAGTATAGACCTTTTGGGAAGTATTGTATTGTGTTTGCGTTACGAGATAAGGCAGGGGAGATCAGTGGGATGTACTTCCGCAGTACGGTGAATGACAGCGACCAGCGCCATTATTACCTTAAAGACCGTCATGGTCTTTATCCTGGTTATCCTAAAGCAGATGTTACCAGGTTGATCCTGACAGAATCAGTGATAGATGCAGCGACGTTGTCACAGCATAGTGAGATTGGACGGTCTTATGGAATCCTGGCGTGTTATGGTACGAATGGTCTGACAGCAGAACATGAAGCAGCGATTGTGGGCTTAAGCCAGCTGCAGGAGATCATCTTTGCTTTTGATGGAGATGAGGCAGGAAGTAAGGCAGTAGCGAAATACTATACCTTATTAAAGGAACGTTTGCCTTATGTACAAATGAGCAGTATCGTGCTACCCGCAGGAGAAGACATTAATAGTATGGGTGTTAGTCATACGGGAGAAGTGTTTACGGAGCTATTACGGGGAAGAACTGCCTTATTTTTTTCAACTGAGGGATCAACTGAAAAAACAATGTCATCAGCCGCAGCACCAGGTATAGCTGTAGGAAAAGAAGGAGGGATATTAGATAGTCGTAATCCTTATAAGTTAATGTATGAGGGAGAAGGAGGGCATTATTACGTACAGGGAGGACTGGGTAAACAGCTGGACAGTATGAAGGTGACGCTGGTGATCGAGCATAAGGAGAGTGGTCAGAAGAGCCGTAATAAGGTAGACCTGTATGAAGATAAGCAGGTTGACCGTTTGAGTAGGGAGGTAAGTGAGAAGCTGGGTTTACGTAAGGATGTATTAGCGGAGGACCTTTACCGGTTGACGGACCTGTTGGACAGTTACCGGGAGACAGCTCAGGAGGACAGTGTTGCAGGAGAGGAAAGTGGCCCATATAAGATGAGTGAAACAGAGCGGAGTGAAGCAGTACGGTTTTTACGTCAGGAAGGGTTACTGGCGGCGCTGAATGAGTTATTAGGTCAGACCGGTATAGTAGGAGAAGAACAGAACCGATTGTTTTTACTGTTGGTAGCGCTAAGTTATAAGATGGCTGCACCTTTACATGCGCTGATCCAGGGTAGTAGCGGCAGTGGTAAGACGCGGTTATTAAAACAAGTATCGGACTGTATGCCACCAGAGAAGGTGACCCGTCTGACCAGAGTGAGTGATAAGGTGTTATACAACTATCCGGAGCGTTACTTTATAAATCGTTTGTTATGCTTAGAGGATATCGACGGACTCAGTGAAGAAGCGGAGTTTGCGTTCCGTGAGCTGCAGAGTAATGGGGAGCTGAACAGTGCAACGAGTATCAAGCTGGATAATGGTCAGATCACGAGTGGTCAGAAGACGGTGCGTGGCCCTATAGCGAGTCTGGCGTGTACAACGCGTGGAGAGCTGTATGAGGATAATATGAGCCGTGTGTTCCTGATATCGGTAGATGAGAGCAGCGATCAAACCCGTAGGATCATTAACTACCAGAACAGTAAAGCATCAGGAGAAATAGATATAAGTAGGGAACAGGAGAGTAAAGAATTTATCCGTAACCTGGTACGTAGTTTAGATGTACTAGAGGTAGTGAATCCTTATGCAAGTCGGTTACAGTTGCCATCAGATGCACATAAGATCCGTCGTCTACATGACCTGTTCTTAAACTTTGTGAAGATGGTAACCTTGTTACACCAGTACCAGCGTAGACGAGATAGTAAAGGTCGTCTGGTAGCTGAGTTAAGCGATGTAGCGTCAGCGATCAGTATTATGTTCGATAGTATTGTATTAAAGGTAGATGAGTTAGATGGGAGTCTTCGTCAGTTTTTTGAGCAGTTAAAGGCTTTTATCGCTCAGCATGGTAAGGACTATGAGTTTAGTCGTTTTGAAGTGCGCGAAGCGACAGGAGTAGGGAAGACCCAACAGCATCACTATATAAATAAACTAGTGGAGTTATGTTACGTACGTCAGTATGGTCATGCGAACCGTGGCTATAAATACCGTATAGCGCATTGGGATAACTATAATGGTTTACTTACCCGAATAAAGACCCATCTTGATAATCAGTTATCGATGCTAGTGACCGAACACCAGCGAACGCCAGACCGAACGCCAGAGTTGTCTGTGGTGGCTGAAAGAGGGTGA
- a CDS encoding tyrosine-type recombinase/integrase codes for MERYVIAFRDYLQQSGYGIGTQRMLPACVREFLSHGSFKSLLEITPSIIGVFYEWLHIRPSKRKGGGALSGMMIRHYVYALRVFFSWQEHSGGLAYNPMSGLRLGKGERNNREALHIAVVEELFSAADSHRERVMLHLFYSCGLRRSEAEKLNVRDVQVRHRLLYVRSGKGASRRVIPLTGRVAGELSIYLDEYRKAKGEDKSAFMLNRVGGRMSGESYSRLLKKVVSRARLWEGITPHYLRHSIATHLLQGGMSLEYVRDFLGHRHLEATQVYAKVGAHQLVGL; via the coding sequence ATGGAGAGATATGTAATAGCGTTTAGGGATTACTTACAGCAAAGTGGCTATGGTATTGGGACGCAGCGGATGCTGCCCGCTTGTGTGAGAGAGTTTTTATCACATGGCAGTTTTAAAAGTCTGTTAGAAATCACTCCTTCGATCATAGGTGTATTTTACGAGTGGTTGCATATACGTCCATCAAAACGAAAGGGCGGGGGTGCATTGAGCGGGATGATGATCAGGCATTATGTGTATGCGTTACGGGTGTTTTTTAGTTGGCAGGAACATAGTGGCGGATTAGCGTATAATCCAATGAGCGGGTTACGATTAGGCAAGGGCGAACGTAATAACCGAGAGGCGTTGCATATAGCAGTAGTGGAAGAGTTGTTCAGTGCTGCAGACAGTCATCGTGAGCGCGTGATGTTACACCTGTTTTATAGTTGTGGGTTGCGTCGTAGTGAGGCAGAGAAGTTAAATGTACGGGATGTCCAGGTACGCCACCGGTTGTTATATGTTCGTTCAGGGAAAGGTGCGAGCCGTCGTGTGATCCCGTTGACGGGTCGGGTAGCGGGAGAGTTAAGTATTTACCTGGATGAATACCGTAAGGCTAAAGGAGAAGACAAGAGCGCTTTTATGCTGAATAGAGTAGGAGGCCGCATGAGTGGGGAGAGCTACAGCCGTCTACTGAAAAAGGTAGTTAGCCGAGCAAGGTTATGGGAGGGAATCACTCCTCACTATCTTCGACATAGTATAGCGACGCACTTGTTACAAGGTGGGATGTCACTGGAATATGTACGGGACTTTTTAGGTCACCGTCACCTGGAAGCGACACAGGTGTATGCCAAGGTGGGGGCACATCAACTGGTAGGGTTATGA
- a CDS encoding tyrosine-type recombinase/integrase, with protein MTLLQYLQQHYTVGTSASYERDINLFLSSYPSASQATYSDLMGHIGVLRHRYRNSHTLNRIVSSIKVYYDYLCYTGERLDHPGRNIRLRDRRSRDIQLQDLFSSRELEVLLERKERYPLLSLRNKVLMSLLIYQGLTVSELAGLVVTDVLLEKGVVYIKRTAVTNRRELPLKPDQIGWLGIYLSAVRPGLLGGLESEILLIGQRGKGMVASDISKHVKRSYKGLYRGREVSAQRIRQSVIANLFIQGCDIGVVQQFAGHKYPSSTERYRQDDVYRLQSAIELYHPIR; from the coding sequence ATGACCTTATTACAATACTTACAACAACATTATACGGTAGGCACCTCTGCCTCTTACGAACGGGACATCAATCTATTTTTATCTTCTTATCCAAGTGCCTCTCAGGCGACCTACTCCGACCTGATGGGGCATATAGGAGTATTACGCCATCGCTATCGAAATAGCCACACCTTAAATCGCATCGTCAGCAGTATCAAAGTGTATTATGATTACCTGTGTTATACGGGTGAACGGCTGGACCATCCTGGTCGCAACATCCGCTTACGTGACAGGCGTAGCAGGGACATCCAGCTGCAGGACCTGTTTAGTAGTAGAGAGCTGGAAGTGTTGCTGGAGCGTAAAGAACGGTATCCTCTCTTATCCTTACGCAATAAGGTATTAATGAGTTTACTGATCTATCAGGGGTTGACGGTAAGTGAGCTGGCAGGATTAGTTGTAACAGATGTCTTACTGGAGAAAGGGGTAGTATACATTAAACGTACAGCTGTTACCAATAGGCGGGAATTACCCCTAAAACCGGATCAAATAGGATGGCTGGGTATTTATCTGTCAGCAGTGCGTCCGGGGTTATTAGGGGGCTTAGAAAGCGAAATATTGCTAATCGGTCAGCGTGGTAAGGGGATGGTGGCATCAGATATCAGTAAACATGTAAAACGGAGTTATAAGGGTCTTTATCGGGGGAGGGAAGTGAGTGCACAGCGTATCCGCCAGAGTGTGATCGCGAACCTGTTTATCCAGGGTTGTGATATAGGGGTAGTACAGCAGTTCGCAGGCCATAAATATCCGTCGAGTACAGAAAGATACCGCCAGGATGATGTGTACCGGTTACAGTCAGCGATAGAGTTATACCATCCGATAAGATGA
- a CDS encoding RHS repeat-associated core domain-containing protein produces the protein MGEYRYGFNGQEKSSEINGEGNSYTAQFWEYDPRIGRRWNVDPVDLHFQSVYSCLDNNPISYIDPDGLYSTKERAEKMRQRAIDGGRDVGEVFYREKQKDYVFNELKVEARDGEMIAKFKTHSDSRYFGSFFQRVGDFLSDVNPIESAEIYVGVLAKTELSLLRKYNIKIGDENFFKEAIDAKMVIPFGGGQGKLAFKNGKFEWGASLVTAEQSYANVKYRNVDVRVMPFNRKSIGGDYDPGARVLYTFAKSTLVVPVFDVPVPIGEGKLQADFQTHFSKTTIGARAAAETFALPTLNKEMPNGVKIEGNGGIRFVLKVPDLFKN, from the coding sequence TTGGGGGAGTATCGTTATGGGTTCAATGGGCAAGAGAAGAGTAGTGAGATAAATGGGGAGGGAAACTCCTATACAGCCCAATTTTGGGAATATGATCCCAGGATAGGAAGAAGATGGAACGTGGATCCAGTGGATTTACATTTTCAAAGCGTGTATTCATGTTTAGATAATAATCCTATTTCTTACATAGATCCAGATGGGCTGTATTCGACGAAGGAAAGAGCGGAAAAAATGCGCCAAAGAGCTATCGACGGTGGGAGAGATGTAGGAGAAGTATTTTATAGAGAAAAGCAGAAGGATTATGTTTTTAATGAGTTGAAAGTGGAAGCCCGTGACGGTGAAATGATAGCGAAATTTAAGACTCATAGTGATAGTCGATATTTTGGTAGTTTTTTCCAACGTGTTGGAGATTTCTTATCTGACGTTAATCCCATAGAAAGCGCGGAAATTTACGTTGGTGTTCTTGCAAAGACAGAACTGAGCTTGCTTAGGAAATACAATATAAAAATTGGAGATGAAAATTTTTTTAAAGAGGCTATAGACGCTAAAATGGTTATTCCTTTTGGTGGGGGGCAAGGCAAGCTGGCATTTAAAAATGGGAAATTTGAATGGGGGGCGTCTTTGGTTACTGCCGAACAGTCTTATGCAAATGTCAAATATCGTAATGTAGATGTTAGAGTCATGCCGTTCAATCGTAAAAGCATAGGAGGCGATTACGATCCTGGAGCGAGAGTTCTTTACACGTTTGCGAAAAGTACATTAGTAGTACCTGTTTTTGATGTCCCGGTTCCTATTGGTGAAGGGAAATTGCAAGCAGACTTTCAAACTCATTTCAGCAAAACAACAATTGGAGCACGTGCTGCCGCCGAAACGTTTGCATTACCAACTCTAAATAAGGAGATGCCTAACGGAGTAAAAATTGAGGGTAATGGAGGTATAAGATTTGTTCTTAAAGTACCAGACTTATTTAAAAATTGA
- a CDS encoding tyrosine-type recombinase/integrase, whose product MTLLQYLQQHYTVGTSASYERDINLFLSSYPSASQATYSDLMGHIGVLRHRYRNSHTLNRIVSSIKVYYDYLCYTGERLDHPGRNIRLRDRRSRDIQLQDLFSSRELEVLLERKERYPLLSLRNKVLMSLLIYQGLTVSELAGLVVTDVLLEKGVVYIKRTAVTNRRELP is encoded by the coding sequence ATGACCTTATTACAATACTTACAACAACATTATACGGTAGGCACCTCTGCCTCTTACGAACGGGACATCAATCTATTTTTATCTTCTTATCCAAGTGCCTCTCAGGCGACCTACTCCGACCTGATGGGGCATATAGGAGTATTACGCCATCGCTATCGAAATAGCCACACCTTAAATCGCATCGTCAGCAGTATCAAAGTGTATTATGATTACCTGTGTTATACGGGTGAACGGCTGGACCATCCTGGTCGCAACATCCGCTTACGTGACAGGCGTAGCAGGGACATCCAGCTGCAGGACCTGTTTAGTAGTAGAGAGCTGGAAGTGTTGCTGGAGCGTAAAGAACGGTATCCTCTCTTATCCTTACGCAATAAGGTATTAATGAGTTTACTGATCTATCAGGGGTTGACGGTAAGTGAGCTGGCAGGATTAGTTGTAACAGATGTCTTACTGGAGAAAGGGGTAGTATACATTAAACGTACAGCTGTTACCAATAGGCGGGAATTACCCTAA
- a CDS encoding integrase, whose protein sequence is MSAQRIRQSVIANLFIQGCDIGVVQQFAGHKYPSSTERYRQDDVYRLQSAIELYHPIR, encoded by the coding sequence GTGAGTGCACAGCGTATCCGCCAGAGTGTGATCGCGAACCTGTTTATCCAGGGTTGTGATATAGGGGTAGTACAGCAGTTCGCAGGCCATAAATATCCGTCGAGTACAGAAAGATACCGCCAGGATGATGTGTACCGGTTACAGTCAGCGATAGAGTTATACCATCCGATAAGATGA
- a CDS encoding deaminase domain-containing protein: MGEYRYGFNGKENDNEVKGEGNQQDYGFRIYDPRIGKFLSVDPLTPKYPGLTPYQFASNRVIDGVDLDGLEYVKRFPNFEYTGEWYDYISAIDNGAINVINIVPDFWNSAVFTYQSIRGGTYGQDLKKDFQDVGNGVKSLGTQLWNNPLGTLTSPQALEFGTSIYLAGKLPIITKNVASTVANSSTKVAELAFNNFGRAIEIREAASKIDFVRNIFGIKTTRNIALLEGEIEGIKINQIGVSGPEEVQGIAPIPKSRVFKTIEAKGYERMLDSEVKVLENFVNGHPDRSIRGSLTLTSERAFCESCSGVVEQFKEMYPNVQVSVVNGIGKK, translated from the coding sequence TTGGGGGAGTATCGTTATGGGTTTAATGGGAAGGAGAATGATAATGAGGTGAAGGGTGAAGGGAACCAGCAGGATTATGGGTTTAGAATCTATGATCCGAGGATTGGGAAGTTCTTAAGTGTGGATCCGTTGACGCCGAAATACCCAGGGTTGACGCCATACCAGTTTGCAAGTAACAGAGTAATAGATGGAGTTGACTTGGATGGTTTAGAATATGTGAAGAGGTTCCCAAATTTTGAATATACCGGTGAATGGTATGACTATATTTCGGCAATTGACAATGGAGCTATTAATGTTATTAATATAGTTCCCGATTTTTGGAACTCTGCTGTATTTACATATCAATCGATCCGTGGAGGAACCTATGGTCAAGATTTGAAGAAAGATTTCCAAGACGTAGGAAATGGAGTTAAATCGTTAGGAACTCAACTTTGGAATAATCCATTAGGGACTTTAACTTCCCCCCAAGCATTAGAGTTCGGAACATCGATTTACTTAGCAGGTAAATTGCCTATCATCACAAAAAATGTAGCTTCTACCGTTGCTAATTCGTCGACAAAAGTAGCTGAGTTAGCTTTTAATAATTTTGGTAGAGCAATTGAAATACGCGAGGCTGCAAGCAAAATAGATTTTGTAAGGAATATTTTTGGGATAAAGACCACCAGAAATATAGCACTACTTGAAGGAGAAATCGAAGGTATAAAGATTAACCAAATAGGTGTAAGTGGTCCCGAAGAAGTTCAAGGTATAGCACCTATACCTAAATCGCGGGTTTTTAAAACTATAGAAGCAAAAGGGTACGAAAGGATGCTTGATTCCGAGGTGAAGGTTTTAGAGAATTTTGTTAATGGTCATCCGGATAGAAGTATTCGGGGATCATTAACTCTAACATCCGAGCGAGCTTTTTGTGAATCATGTTCTGGCGTTGTTGAACAATTTAAAGAGATGTATCCAAATGTTCAAGTTAGTGTAGTGAATGGTATAGGTAAAAAATAA
- a CDS encoding SMI1/KNR4 family protein: MDIGELQQFLLQKNCKLRGCKSSDVKKIENFFNITLPSKYKDFLYAMGRDGDKFMRGSSAFYSEILYLREDFIDILQERNRILPDETFVFWSHQGYQFAFFFLNDGDDPPVYFYYEGKNFDNFVKKEESFTDFLTVQLEMSGLK, encoded by the coding sequence ATGGATATAGGCGAATTGCAGCAGTTTCTTTTACAGAAAAATTGTAAACTACGAGGTTGTAAAAGTTCTGATGTTAAAAAGATTGAGAATTTTTTCAATATTACTTTACCATCGAAATATAAAGATTTTCTTTATGCGATGGGAAGAGATGGTGATAAGTTCATGAGGGGGTCATCTGCATTTTATAGTGAAATTCTTTATTTAAGAGAGGATTTCATTGATATATTACAAGAAAGGAATAGAATTTTACCAGATGAGACGTTTGTTTTTTGGTCTCATCAAGGATATCAGTTTGCCTTTTTTTTTCTAAATGACGGTGATGATCCTCCCGTATACTTCTATTATGAGGGCAAAAACTTCGACAACTTTGTGAAAAAGGAAGAGTCGTTTACAGATTTTTTAACCGTTCAACTTGAAATGTCAGGACTTAAATAG